From Leopardus geoffroyi isolate Oge1 chromosome B4, O.geoffroyi_Oge1_pat1.0, whole genome shotgun sequence, a single genomic window includes:
- the TAS2R7 gene encoding taste receptor type 2 member 7 — protein MLDKVESTLMLIAAGEFAMGILGNAFIGLVNCMNWIKNRKIASIDLILTSLAISRICLLCIILLDYFILGLYPDVYTTGKKMRIIDLFWTLTNHLNVWFATCLSIFYFLKIANFFHPLFLWMKWKIDSAIPRILLGCLAFSVFISLVVSENLNDDFRSCVKVKKKTNITVKCRVNKAQYASIKICLNLLTLFPFSVSVISFLLLLLSLWRHTRQMKVSATGCRDPSIEAHVGAMKAVISFLLLFIAYYLAFLVATSSYFMPETELAVMIGELIALIYPSHSLILILGNNKLRQASLRVLWKVKCILKRRNH, from the coding sequence aTGCTGGATAAAGTGGAGAGCACCTTGATGCTCATAGCAGCTGGAGAATTTGCAATGGGGATTTTAGGGAATGCATTCATTGGATTGGTAAACTGCATGAACTGGATCAAGAATAGGAAGATTGCCTCCattgatttaatcctcacaagtcTGGCCATATCCAGAATTTGTCTACTATGTATCATACTATTAGACTATTTTATACTGGGGCTGTATCCAGATGTCTATACTACCGGTAAAAAAATGAGAATCATTGACCTCTTCTGGACGCTCACCAACCATCTAAATGTCTGGTTTGCCACCTGCCTcagcattttctatttcctcaagATCGCGAATTTCTTCCATCCCCTTTTCCTCTGGATGAAGTGGAAAATTGACAGTGCGATTCCTAGGATCCTGCTGGGATGCTTGGCCTTCTCTGTGTTTATTAGCCTTGTTGTCTCTGAGAATCTGAACGATGATTTCAGGTCTTGTGTTaaggtaaagaagaaaacaaacataactgTGAAATGCAGAGTAAATAAAGCCCAATATGCTTCCATCAAGATTTGCCTCAACCTGTTGACGCTATTCCCCTTTTCCGTGTCCGTGATCTCATTTCTCCTCTTGCTCCTCTCCCTGTGGAGACATACGAGGCAGATGAAGGTCAGTGCCACGGGATGCAGGGACCCCAGCATAGAAGCCCATGTGGGAGCCATGAAAGCTGtcatctccttcctcctccttttcattGCTTACTATTTGGCTTTTCTCGTAGCCACCTCCAGCTACTTTATGCCAGAGACTGAATTAGCTGTGATGATTGGTGAGTTGATAGCTCTCATCTATCCAAGCCATTCATTGATTCTAATTCTGGGGAACAATAAATTACGGCAGGCGTCTCTAAGGGTGCTGTGGAAAGTAAAGTGTAtcctaaaaagaagaaatcactaA